A genomic segment from Colletotrichum higginsianum IMI 349063 chromosome 5, whole genome shotgun sequence encodes:
- a CDS encoding Septin codes for MSQARRSSFGMLLRRSKSGDLGKGGKKAQAQREQQEREVERQRQAAVSKNPPKLPEFYKVNDQLSNSIPSDLRAEEASIMSDHTIGTAYSTRPSMEPGRSGVGFVPPIPPIPANAYDPYARTESMTHRGRYSYASSAISTVNSPRRVRRRKDPTPFNILVIGTRGAGKTSFLEFLKTALALPPKKRSRRTEAEEDSSPRPPPSGNFIPHYLETEIDSERVGLTIWDSEGLEKNVVDLQLREMSAFLESKFEETFTEEMKVIRSPGVQDTHIHAVFMVLDPARLDRNLASVRSGVSNGHNGKYAPPARIQGGLDEDLDLQVLRTLQGKTTVIPVISKSDTITTKHMNVLKKTVWETIKKSGLDPLEALGVDEDDDSTKIEEEDEIASENEQAVSHDEDDFPFQDRERAPSSPGSKRLSSSSIRQHKANQGAKAEEIPFLPLSVISPDLYEPEVLGRQFPWGFADPYNKEHCDFTRLKDAVFSEWRAELREASREQWYEGWRTSRLKNNPNARRR; via the exons ATGAGCCAGGCCCGTCGCTCTAGCTTCGGTATGCTTCTCAGACGCTCCAAGTCCGGCGACTTGGGAAAGGGTGGTAAGAAGGCCCAAGCCCAACGCGAACAGCAGGAACGCGAGGTCGAACGCCAGCGCCAAGCTGCCGTTTCCAAGAACCCTCCCAAGCTCCCCGAGTTCTACAAGGTCAATGACCAGCTCTCCAACTCCATCCCCTCCGACCTTCGCGCCGAGGAAGCCTCCATCATGTCCGACCACACCATAGGCACCGCCTATTCCACTCGCCCTTCCATGGAGCCCGGTCGCAGTGGTGTGGGCTTCGTCCCTCCCATTCCTCCCATCCCGGCCAACGCCTATGATCCCTATGCTCGCACAGAGAGCATGACGCACCGCGGTCGGTACAGCTACGCTAGCAGCGCCATCAGCACGGTGAACAGCCCTAGAAGGGTTCGGAGAAGAAAGGATCCCACTCCATTCAA CATCCTCGTCATTGGCACCCGTGGCGCTGGCAAGACTTCCTTTCTCGAATTCCTCAAGACCGCCCTGGCACTCCCGCCGAAAAAGCGATCCCGCCGAACCGAGGCAGAGGAAGACAGCAGCCcccggccgcctccttctgGCAACTTCATCCCCCACTATCTTGAGACCGAGATTGATAGCGAGCGAGTCGGCCTTACAATCTGGGATTCGGAAGGCCTGGAGAAGAACGTTGTCGATCTCCAGCTTAGGGAGATGTCGGCCTTCCTGGAAAGCAAGTTTGAGGAGACTTTCACCGAGGAGATGAAGGTGATCCGATCGCCTGGTGTACAGGATACCCACATCCACGCCGTCTTCATGGTTCTCGAccccgcccgcctcgacCGCAACCTCGCGTCGGTGAGAAGCGGTGTGTCGAATGGTCACAACGGCAAGTACGCGCCTCCCGCTCGCATCCAGGGTGGTTTAGACGAGGATCTGGACCTCCAAGTCCTCCGTACTCTGCAGGGCAAGACGACGGTCATTCCTGTCATCTCCAAATCCGATACAATTACGACCAAGCACATGAACGTCCTCAAGAAGACTGTTTGGGAAACCATCAAGAAATCGGGCCTGGACCCTCTCGAGGCtctgggcgtcgacgaggatgatgactCCACCAAAatcgaggaggaagatgagatCGCATCGGAAAATGAACAGGCCGTGTCTCACGATGAGGATGACTTCCCTTTTCAAGACCGTGAGCGTGCACCCTCTTCGCCAGGCTCAAAACGACTTTCCAGCTCGTCCATCCGTCAACACAAGGCGAATCAAGGGgcaaaggccgaggagaTACCGTTCCTTCCTCTCTCCGTCATCAGCCCGGATCTGTACGAACCCGAGGTCTTGGGACGGCAATTTCCCTGGGGCTTTGCCGACCCCTACAACAAGGAGCACTGCGACTTCACCAGActcaaggacgccgtcttcAGCGAGTGGAGAGCTGAACTCCGTGAGGCCAGCAGGGAGCAGTGGTACGAGGGTTGGCGCACGTCGCGACTTAAGAACAACCCGAATGCCCGTCGACGATAG